A stretch of Schaalia odontolytica DNA encodes these proteins:
- a CDS encoding type II toxin-antitoxin system RelE/ParE family toxin — translation MGTEIVAPQRRLTIGDTAYHDLVNFRGELLTLTGSEQTTDAYLTALRDFLSRLAEFPHRGEARPDLHPSIRAIGFRQRLRIVFAVMEDQVLVLAVQSARQGRVTLPESVYQFLEPLDGEVR, via the coding sequence ATGGGGACTGAAATAGTGGCACCCCAACGACGCCTTACGATTGGCGATACTGCATACCATGACCTCGTCAACTTTCGCGGCGAGCTCCTGACCCTCACCGGCTCAGAACAGACAACTGATGCTTACCTCACTGCCCTACGCGATTTTCTGTCCCGTCTCGCTGAGTTCCCTCATCGCGGTGAAGCACGTCCCGATCTTCACCCGTCAATCCGGGCTATAGGTTTTCGCCAGCGGCTTCGCATCGTTTTCGCCGTGATGGAGGATCAGGTGCTGGTACTCGCCGTGCAATCTGCGAGGCAAGGGCGAGTTACCCTTCCCGAATCTGTCTATCAGTTCCTTGAGCCCCTTGACGGCGAAGTCAGGTAG
- a CDS encoding M20/M25/M40 family metallo-hydrolase, whose amino-acid sequence MRTQSLGEQTVDLLGRLVRLGCVNDLTADSGGEERAADLLEDFFAGLPVSIERITPHPGRTTLVVTVEGADPRSPGTPLTLLGHTDVVPVDTAKWTRDPFGAQVEDDVMWGRGTVDMLHLTAAMAVVTREVARRAQDGNPPARSLVFVAAADEEARGGLGVPWIGDNKPDVFPWDAALSEMGGAHIRGRRGGDSVVVVVGEKGAAQRRLHIRGDAGHGSVPLGRTSAVERLAQVSAALSAARWLTATDVVWASFVRAFEFDETTETSLINGTYEGDYSEFEDLAAFAHAISHVTVAQTVARAGGPINVMPSHATLELDIRTLPGVDDDDVDAAITAALGDLAEHVTIERLLCEAATASSIDTDLYRAIEAALTKRYPGARVVPVLFPGGSDLRVARRLGGIGYGFGAVDSGASLGHVYSQLHAHDEHIALVDVRATAEVLHEVVTAYLGA is encoded by the coding sequence GTGAGGACGCAATCACTGGGCGAGCAGACCGTCGACCTGTTGGGACGCCTGGTGCGCCTGGGCTGCGTCAACGACCTGACCGCCGACTCGGGCGGAGAGGAGCGCGCCGCCGACCTCCTCGAGGACTTCTTCGCGGGCCTGCCCGTGTCAATCGAGCGGATCACCCCGCACCCCGGGCGCACCACCCTCGTCGTCACGGTTGAGGGCGCGGATCCGCGCAGCCCCGGCACACCCCTGACCCTCCTCGGGCATACGGACGTTGTGCCCGTGGATACGGCGAAGTGGACGCGTGATCCTTTCGGCGCTCAGGTCGAGGACGACGTCATGTGGGGGCGCGGCACCGTCGACATGCTCCACCTGACCGCCGCGATGGCCGTCGTGACCCGCGAAGTCGCCCGCCGCGCTCAGGACGGCAATCCTCCCGCGCGCTCCCTGGTGTTCGTGGCCGCCGCAGACGAGGAAGCCCGAGGAGGACTCGGCGTCCCGTGGATCGGCGACAACAAGCCGGACGTCTTCCCGTGGGATGCAGCCCTGTCCGAAATGGGAGGAGCGCACATTCGTGGGCGCCGCGGAGGCGATAGCGTCGTCGTGGTCGTCGGCGAAAAGGGTGCCGCCCAGCGCCGCCTGCACATCCGGGGCGACGCCGGCCACGGCTCGGTTCCGCTGGGGCGCACGAGCGCCGTCGAGCGCCTCGCCCAGGTGAGTGCGGCGCTGTCCGCCGCCCGCTGGCTCACCGCCACGGACGTGGTCTGGGCCTCCTTCGTGCGTGCCTTCGAGTTCGATGAAACGACCGAAACGAGTCTCATCAACGGCACCTACGAGGGCGACTATTCCGAGTTCGAGGACCTGGCGGCGTTCGCGCACGCGATCTCCCATGTGACCGTCGCCCAGACGGTGGCCCGCGCGGGCGGGCCCATCAATGTCATGCCCTCCCACGCCACCCTCGAACTCGACATCCGCACGCTGCCCGGCGTCGACGACGATGACGTGGATGCCGCCATCACGGCGGCCCTCGGCGACCTCGCCGAGCACGTGACCATCGAGCGCCTCCTGTGCGAGGCCGCCACGGCCTCGTCGATCGACACAGACCTGTACCGGGCGATCGAAGCGGCGCTGACAAAGCGCTACCCGGGCGCGCGCGTCGTGCCCGTCCTCTTCCCCGGCGGATCCGACCTGCGCGTGGCCCGCAGGCTTGGCGGTATCGGGTATGGCTTCGGGGCCGTGGATAGCGGTGCGAGCCTGGGGCATGTGTACTCACAGCTGCACGCACACGACGAACACATCGCCCTGGTGGACGTGCGTGCGACCGCCGAGGTCCTCCACGAGGTCGTGACCGCCTACCTGGGCGCATAA
- the valS gene encoding valine--tRNA ligase, which produces MAMNTRAQAPRVPDRAAPEGLEAKWGEAWESQGTYAFDRSATREQVYSIDTPPPTVSGSLHIGHVFSYTHTDVVARYQRMIGKSVFYPMGWDDNGLPTERRVQNYFGVRVDATLPYDPDFEPPHVGGDGKSIKARDQKPISRKNFVELCERLTQEDEAQFEALWRYLGLSVDWKQNYQTIGARARKVAQAAFLRNLARGEAYQAEAPGLWDVTFQTAVAQAELESREYPGFYHRLAFHITDAEAAAKAAAAGAPVEDGVDVCIETTRPELLAACVALIAHPDDERYKPLFGTTVASPVYGVEVPILPHPEAEMDKGAGIAMCCTFGDTTDIDWWRDLELPLRAILRKDGRIITETPEWITTDAGRAAFEEITGKTTFSAREAVVAALRESGELKGEPTKTMRQTNFFEKGDKPLEIVTSRQWYIRNGGRAWTNPASGKDLNEELIGRGRELEFHPDFMRVRYENWVKGLKGDWLVSRQRFFGVPFPLWYRVDADGQVNYDDIITPSEAALPVDPSTDVPEGYTEDQRGVAGGFVGELDIMDTWATSSLSPQLACGWLDDEDLFARTYPMDLRPQGQDIIRTWLFSTVVRADLEFGALPWKHAGLSGWILDSDHKKMSKSKGNVVTPMGILEKYGSDAVRYWAASARLGLDAAFDEQQMKIGRRLAIKVLNASKFALTMGGEGAAIDLDPALVTVPLDRSVLAALASVIDEASAALASYEHSRALEVTESFFWTFCDDYLELVKERAYNRDGAWDEASAASARAALAIVIDNVVRLLAPYLPYVTEEVWSWYREGSVHVAPWPVVADLAGVEGDPSVLEAASSALIALRRVKSEAKVSPRTPFLAVTVRAPQAQVEALESVKGDLEAASKAVGALTVAASDDAEATEAVVESFELGEAPAKRKG; this is translated from the coding sequence ATGGCCATGAACACCCGTGCGCAGGCGCCTCGCGTGCCCGACCGCGCCGCCCCCGAAGGCCTCGAAGCCAAGTGGGGTGAGGCCTGGGAAAGCCAGGGCACCTACGCTTTTGACCGCAGCGCCACGCGCGAGCAGGTGTACTCGATCGACACTCCCCCGCCGACGGTATCCGGCTCCCTGCACATCGGCCATGTTTTCTCCTACACGCACACCGACGTCGTGGCCCGCTACCAGCGCATGATCGGCAAGTCCGTGTTCTACCCGATGGGGTGGGACGACAACGGCCTGCCCACCGAGCGCCGCGTGCAGAACTACTTCGGCGTGCGCGTGGACGCCACGCTGCCCTACGACCCCGACTTCGAGCCCCCGCACGTGGGCGGCGACGGCAAGTCGATCAAGGCTCGCGACCAGAAGCCGATCTCCCGTAAGAACTTCGTGGAGCTGTGCGAGCGCCTCACCCAGGAAGACGAGGCTCAGTTCGAGGCGCTGTGGCGCTACCTGGGCCTGAGCGTGGACTGGAAGCAGAACTACCAGACGATCGGTGCGCGCGCCCGCAAGGTCGCCCAGGCTGCATTCCTGCGCAACCTGGCGCGCGGCGAGGCCTACCAGGCCGAGGCCCCGGGCCTGTGGGACGTCACCTTCCAGACGGCGGTCGCCCAGGCTGAGCTGGAGAGCCGCGAGTACCCGGGCTTCTACCACCGCCTGGCCTTCCACATCACCGACGCCGAGGCCGCCGCGAAGGCTGCCGCCGCCGGCGCGCCCGTCGAGGACGGCGTGGACGTGTGCATCGAGACGACGCGTCCTGAGCTGCTGGCCGCCTGCGTGGCCCTGATCGCCCACCCGGACGACGAGCGCTACAAGCCGCTGTTCGGTACGACGGTTGCCTCCCCCGTGTACGGCGTTGAGGTGCCGATCCTGCCCCACCCCGAGGCGGAGATGGACAAGGGCGCGGGTATCGCCATGTGCTGTACCTTCGGCGACACGACCGATATCGACTGGTGGCGTGACCTGGAGCTGCCGCTGCGCGCGATCCTGCGCAAGGACGGCCGCATCATCACCGAGACCCCCGAGTGGATCACGACCGATGCGGGTCGCGCGGCTTTCGAGGAGATCACCGGCAAGACGACGTTCTCCGCGCGCGAGGCCGTGGTGGCCGCCCTGCGCGAGTCGGGCGAGCTGAAGGGCGAGCCGACCAAGACGATGCGTCAGACCAACTTCTTCGAGAAGGGCGACAAGCCCCTCGAGATCGTCACCTCGCGCCAGTGGTACATCCGTAACGGTGGCCGCGCGTGGACGAACCCGGCCTCGGGCAAGGACCTGAACGAGGAGCTCATCGGCCGCGGCCGCGAGCTGGAGTTCCACCCCGACTTCATGCGCGTGCGCTACGAGAACTGGGTGAAGGGTCTGAAGGGCGACTGGCTGGTGTCGCGTCAGCGCTTCTTCGGCGTGCCGTTCCCGCTGTGGTACCGAGTGGACGCGGACGGCCAGGTCAACTACGACGACATCATCACCCCGTCTGAGGCTGCGCTGCCGGTCGATCCGTCGACGGACGTTCCGGAGGGCTACACGGAGGATCAGCGCGGCGTGGCCGGCGGCTTCGTGGGCGAGCTGGACATCATGGACACGTGGGCGACGTCCTCGCTGTCCCCGCAGCTGGCCTGTGGCTGGCTGGATGACGAGGACCTGTTCGCTCGCACGTACCCGATGGATCTGCGCCCGCAGGGCCAGGACATCATTCGTACGTGGCTGTTCTCCACCGTGGTGCGCGCGGACCTGGAGTTCGGCGCGCTGCCGTGGAAGCACGCGGGCCTGTCGGGCTGGATCCTGGATTCGGACCACAAGAAGATGTCGAAGTCCAAGGGCAACGTCGTGACCCCCATGGGCATCCTGGAGAAGTACGGTTCGGATGCCGTGCGTTACTGGGCGGCGTCGGCTCGCCTGGGCCTGGATGCAGCGTTCGACGAGCAGCAGATGAAGATTGGCCGCCGCCTGGCGATCAAGGTGCTGAACGCGTCGAAGTTTGCACTCACAATGGGCGGCGAGGGCGCGGCGATCGATCTGGATCCGGCGCTGGTGACGGTGCCGCTGGATCGTTCGGTGCTGGCGGCGCTGGCCTCCGTCATCGACGAGGCCTCGGCTGCCCTGGCGTCCTACGAGCACTCTCGCGCGCTCGAGGTTACGGAGTCGTTCTTCTGGACGTTCTGCGACGACTACCTGGAGCTGGTCAAGGAGCGCGCCTACAACCGTGATGGCGCGTGGGACGAGGCCTCGGCCGCGTCGGCCCGTGCGGCTCTGGCGATCGTCATTGATAACGTTGTGCGCCTGCTGGCCCCCTACCTGCCGTACGTGACGGAAGAGGTGTGGAGCTGGTACCGCGAGGGCTCCGTGCACGTCGCGCCGTGGCCGGTGGTCGCGGACCTGGCTGGCGTCGAGGGCGATCCTTCGGTGCTCGAGGCTGCGTCGTCTGCTCTGATCGCGCTGCGCCGTGTGAAGTCTGAGGCGAAGGTGTCGCCGCGTACGCCGTTCCTGGCGGTGACGGTGCGCGCACCGCAGGCTCAGGTGGAGGCCCTGGAGTCCGTGAAGGGCGACCTGGAGGCCGCGTCGAAGGCCGTGGGTGCCCTGACCGTGGCTGCCTCCGACGACGCTGAGGCCACCGAGGCCGTTGTCGAGTCCTTCGAGCTGGGCGAGGCTCCTGCAAAGCGCAAGGGCTGA
- a CDS encoding AMP-dependent synthetase/ligase, which translates to MTAEETPASSNDDETTQAQTTTEALEWHAPVLVRIDEHTTIPHLLKERVQRGATRPLILRKIGIGDTWRSITAREFYDEVHAVAAGLIARGLEPGDRVAIMSRTRYEWTLLDFACWAAGLVPVPIYETSSIDQVAHVLVDADVNLIITETVSMAEIVRAAAEREKRANTHVLSLDSEAIETLIADGAATPRERVLARSDALTKDDIATIVYTSGTTGTPKGTVLSHENFTNLCLNAHAWMPEIAAGKDSRLLLFLPLAHVFARFLQVFQISGNGVLGHASNIKNLLGDLASFKPSYLLVVPRVLEKIYNSADTKASGPKRKIFRWAAKVAIAYSQALDTEEGPTASLKAQHALADKLVYQQIIRLVGGNADYIVSGGAPLATWLAHFYRGVGIPVLEGYGLTETVGPVSVNTPRLSKIGTVGPALPPMSFKISDEGEILLKGSSVFQRYHNDPEATAACFTEDGWFHTGDLGSLDRDGYVSITGRAKEIIVTAGGKNVAPASLENPMRSHPLISQVLVVGDQRPFVAALITLDAEMLPDWLAAHSLPPMSVAEAATNVEVLASLEKAVASANEHVSRAESIRKIKVLTTDFTEANGLLTPSLKVKRLEATRRLAPIIDEIYGGPVQD; encoded by the coding sequence ATGACCGCCGAAGAAACCCCGGCCTCGTCCAACGACGATGAGACGACGCAGGCGCAGACGACCACCGAGGCCCTCGAGTGGCACGCTCCCGTCCTGGTACGCATCGATGAGCACACGACGATCCCCCACCTGCTCAAAGAGCGCGTACAGCGCGGCGCGACCCGGCCACTGATCCTGCGCAAGATCGGCATCGGCGACACGTGGCGCTCCATCACGGCGCGCGAGTTCTACGACGAGGTCCACGCCGTCGCCGCCGGCCTCATCGCGCGGGGCCTCGAACCCGGCGACCGCGTCGCGATCATGAGCCGCACCCGCTACGAGTGGACCCTCCTCGACTTCGCGTGCTGGGCGGCCGGCCTCGTCCCCGTGCCCATCTACGAGACCAGCTCCATCGACCAGGTCGCCCACGTCCTCGTCGACGCGGACGTCAACCTCATCATCACCGAGACCGTCTCCATGGCGGAGATCGTGCGCGCGGCAGCCGAGAGAGAAAAGCGTGCCAACACGCACGTCCTCTCCCTGGACTCCGAGGCCATCGAAACCCTCATCGCCGACGGCGCGGCCACCCCGCGCGAGCGCGTCCTCGCCCGCTCCGACGCCCTCACGAAGGACGACATCGCAACCATCGTCTACACATCGGGCACGACGGGCACGCCCAAGGGCACGGTCCTGTCCCACGAGAACTTCACGAACCTGTGCCTCAACGCCCACGCGTGGATGCCGGAGATCGCCGCGGGCAAGGACTCGCGCCTGCTCCTCTTCCTGCCCCTGGCCCACGTGTTCGCGCGCTTCCTGCAGGTCTTCCAAATCAGCGGCAACGGCGTCCTCGGCCACGCCTCCAACATCAAGAACCTGCTGGGCGACCTGGCATCGTTCAAGCCGAGCTACCTCCTGGTGGTCCCGCGCGTCCTGGAGAAGATCTACAACTCGGCGGACACGAAGGCGTCCGGCCCCAAGCGCAAGATCTTCCGCTGGGCAGCCAAGGTCGCGATCGCCTACTCCCAAGCCCTCGACACCGAAGAGGGCCCGACCGCGTCGCTCAAGGCCCAGCATGCCCTGGCGGACAAGCTCGTCTACCAGCAGATCATCCGCCTAGTGGGCGGCAACGCGGACTACATCGTGTCGGGCGGTGCGCCCCTGGCGACCTGGCTCGCGCACTTCTATCGCGGCGTCGGCATCCCCGTCCTGGAGGGCTACGGCCTCACCGAGACAGTCGGCCCGGTCTCGGTGAACACGCCCCGCCTGTCCAAGATCGGCACCGTGGGACCGGCCCTGCCGCCCATGTCCTTCAAGATCAGCGACGAGGGCGAGATTCTCCTCAAGGGCTCGAGCGTCTTCCAGCGCTACCACAACGATCCCGAGGCCACAGCCGCCTGCTTCACCGAAGACGGCTGGTTCCACACGGGCGACCTGGGGTCCCTGGACCGCGACGGCTACGTGTCCATCACGGGCCGTGCGAAGGAGATCATCGTGACGGCGGGCGGAAAGAACGTCGCCCCGGCCAGCCTCGAAAACCCGATGCGTTCCCACCCGCTCATCTCCCAGGTCCTGGTCGTCGGCGACCAGAGGCCCTTTGTCGCCGCGCTCATCACGCTGGACGCGGAGATGCTGCCCGATTGGCTCGCCGCGCACTCACTGCCCCCGATGAGCGTCGCCGAGGCGGCCACGAACGTCGAGGTCCTGGCCTCCCTAGAGAAGGCGGTGGCCTCCGCGAACGAGCACGTCTCACGCGCCGAGTCGATCCGCAAGATCAAGGTCCTCACCACCGACTTCACGGAGGCGAACGGCCTGCTCACACCCTCGCTGAAGGTCAAGCGCCTGGAGGCCACGCGCCGCCTCGCGCCCATCATCGACGAGATCTACGGCGGCCCCGTGCAGGACTGA
- the proC gene encoding pyrroline-5-carboxylate reductase has protein sequence MRIGFIGTGAMAQAIARGAVASGVDPATLVFSNRTAAKACDLADELGAAAASSNASLARQADIVILAVKPKDQRAVIKEISPIVVGRTDVCIVSLAAGRTLDQITTDFGAGIPLVRVMPNVAATVGQSMTALTAARATDAQVAAVRSLMDSVGRTILIDEDYFPVFQALASCSPAWYFQIVDSFARAGLKHGLSKDSAVEIAAQAMAGAAALLLAEREAGTIPAQLIDRVTSPGGTTIAGLLAAEEGGLSTALVGAVDASIHADSHLG, from the coding sequence ATGCGTATCGGATTCATCGGAACGGGAGCCATGGCCCAGGCCATCGCTCGCGGTGCCGTCGCGTCCGGCGTCGATCCCGCGACCCTGGTCTTCTCCAACCGCACCGCCGCCAAGGCCTGCGACCTCGCCGACGAACTCGGCGCGGCAGCCGCGTCCTCGAACGCCTCCCTGGCCCGCCAGGCCGACATCGTCATCCTGGCCGTCAAGCCCAAGGACCAGCGCGCGGTCATCAAGGAGATCTCCCCCATCGTGGTCGGTCGCACCGACGTCTGCATCGTCTCCCTGGCGGCGGGGCGCACCCTCGACCAGATCACCACTGACTTCGGCGCGGGCATCCCGCTCGTGCGCGTCATGCCGAACGTCGCGGCCACCGTCGGGCAGTCCATGACCGCCCTGACGGCCGCGCGCGCCACCGACGCGCAGGTCGCAGCCGTCCGATCCCTCATGGACTCGGTCGGCCGCACCATCCTCATTGACGAGGACTATTTCCCCGTGTTCCAGGCCCTGGCCTCGTGCTCTCCGGCCTGGTATTTCCAGATTGTTGATTCTTTCGCCCGCGCTGGTCTCAAGCACGGCCTGTCCAAGGACAGCGCCGTCGAGATCGCCGCACAGGCGATGGCGGGAGCCGCTGCACTGCTCCTCGCCGAACGCGAGGCGGGCACGATCCCCGCGCAACTCATTGATCGGGTGACGAGCCCCGGCGGCACCACAATCGCAGGATTGCTGGCCGCCGAGGAAGGTGGTTTGTCGACCGCACTGGTAGGTGCCGTCGACGCATCCATCCACGCCGACTCCCATCTCGGCTGA
- a CDS encoding ABC transporter permease — protein MASKKNSGAGRSALRLSDVARLGLTGLRARPMRAVLSALGIAIGIAAMVGVVGVSASSQARLQEQLRALGTNMLTARSGADLSGTDLILPEDSVGRTLMIPGVTDAASTSTLSGVSVYRSRLSDPNATGGIITMAADTNLLKVVSGTMKKGAWLNDATAKYPGVVLGSKAAQLLGVVEPGTQVWLGGMSFTVLGIMDPAPLAEELDNAALIGVSAAGTYFDAGKTPTTIYERSSEDQVETVRELLGPTLAPQGATGLKVSRPSDALAAQNAADQTLTTLLAGVGSIALLVGGIGVANTMIISVLERRKEIGLRRSLGAKRGHITVQFLAEALLLSFLGGLAGCLIGAGVTWGMCYAYGWPPTLHWWVIAAGLGATLLIGAVAGLYPAIRAARTPPTAALASQ, from the coding sequence ATGGCGAGTAAGAAGAACTCGGGAGCCGGCCGCTCCGCGCTGCGCCTCTCAGACGTCGCACGCCTGGGCCTGACGGGCCTGCGCGCCCGCCCCATGCGAGCCGTCCTCTCGGCCCTGGGCATCGCGATCGGTATCGCGGCTATGGTCGGCGTCGTCGGCGTCTCGGCGTCCTCGCAGGCCCGCCTGCAAGAACAGCTGCGGGCGCTGGGCACCAACATGCTGACCGCGCGCAGCGGCGCGGACCTGTCGGGAACGGACCTGATCCTGCCCGAGGACTCCGTGGGTCGCACCCTCATGATCCCGGGCGTGACCGACGCGGCCTCGACGTCGACGCTGAGCGGCGTCTCCGTGTACCGCTCGCGACTGTCCGACCCGAACGCAACCGGCGGCATCATCACGATGGCGGCCGACACGAACCTCCTGAAGGTCGTGTCCGGGACCATGAAGAAGGGCGCGTGGCTCAACGATGCTACCGCGAAGTACCCGGGCGTCGTCCTGGGCTCGAAGGCCGCGCAGCTGCTCGGCGTCGTCGAGCCGGGCACCCAGGTGTGGCTGGGCGGCATGTCGTTCACCGTCCTGGGCATCATGGATCCGGCTCCCTTGGCCGAGGAACTCGATAACGCAGCCCTCATCGGTGTGTCCGCCGCGGGCACGTATTTCGACGCGGGCAAGACGCCCACGACGATCTACGAGCGTTCCTCCGAGGACCAGGTGGAGACCGTGCGCGAGCTCCTCGGACCCACGCTCGCCCCGCAGGGGGCCACCGGCCTGAAGGTCTCGCGCCCCTCCGACGCGCTGGCCGCCCAGAACGCGGCTGACCAGACGCTCACGACGCTGCTCGCCGGCGTCGGTTCGATCGCCCTGCTGGTTGGTGGCATCGGCGTGGCCAACACGATGATCATCTCCGTCCTGGAACGCCGCAAGGAGATCGGCCTGCGCCGGTCTCTGGGCGCCAAGCGCGGACACATCACGGTGCAGTTCCTGGCCGAAGCCCTGCTACTGTCCTTCCTCGGAGGACTCGCCGGATGCCTGATCGGCGCCGGCGTGACCTGGGGCATGTGCTACGCGTACGGCTGGCCGCCCACCCTGCACTGGTGGGTGATCGCCGCAGGCCTCGGCGCTACCCTCCTCATCGGTGCCGTCGCCGGTCTCTACCCCGCGATCCGAGCGGCCCGCACGCCGCCCACAGCGGCGCTCGCCTCGCAGTAG
- a CDS encoding toxin-antitoxin system antitoxin subunit, whose translation MSTATLSDFRQNQAQYIAAAQVEPVELRSRGAQTRAVLVSPAFYEEAIAALEARREAREREEYETWLRENALPALEHYLEHPETAHTLDELTAAWGLK comes from the coding sequence ATGTCAACCGCAACACTCTCTGATTTCCGCCAGAACCAGGCTCAGTACATCGCCGCCGCACAAGTCGAACCCGTCGAGCTCCGTTCGCGCGGCGCACAGACCCGCGCGGTCTTGGTCTCCCCCGCTTTCTACGAAGAGGCTATCGCTGCCCTCGAAGCGCGGCGGGAAGCCCGCGAGCGCGAGGAATACGAGACGTGGCTCCGTGAGAATGCTCTACCCGCCCTCGAACACTACCTTGAGCACCCGGAAACTGCACACACTCTCGATGAGCTGACGGCTGCATGGGGACTGAAATAG
- a CDS encoding Na+/H+ antiporter family protein translates to MLLFNAVVLSVLVMLILSVARVHVVISLFVASLVGGLVAGMGMSATMVAFQDGLAGGAKIALSYALLGAFAMSVAHSGLPRLLANWIIKKLRNADDSNSARVARSAKWGILGGVLVMGVMSQNLIPIHIAFIPLLVPPLIGVMNELKMDRRLVACAITFGIVTTYMFVPIGFGRIFLHDILYKNIEEAGLPVEGIVNPMAAMAIPAASMAVGCAIALLVSYRKPREYEQRETSFSSDSDKPVEMKKVWAAIAALVACFVIQAVMTKMDSEADPLLVGSLVGLCMMLAMRVVPWQQADDVFSGGMKMMSLIGLIMITAQGYASVLKASGQIEPLVQQTSAMFNGSKALAAMIMLVVGLIITMGIGSSFSTLPIISAIYVPLCVALGFSPIATVSIIGTAGALGDAGSPASDSTLGPTSGLNIDGQHDHMRDTVIPEFIHYNIPLLIGGWIAAMVL, encoded by the coding sequence ATGTTGCTCTTCAACGCAGTCGTGCTCTCCGTGCTCGTTATGCTGATCCTCAGCGTCGCACGCGTGCACGTCGTCATCTCTCTCTTCGTGGCCTCCCTCGTGGGCGGCCTGGTCGCCGGCATGGGCATGTCCGCCACGATGGTTGCCTTCCAGGACGGCCTCGCCGGCGGCGCAAAGATCGCCCTGTCTTACGCCCTGCTCGGTGCGTTCGCTATGTCGGTCGCCCACTCCGGATTGCCGCGTTTGCTGGCGAACTGGATCATCAAGAAGCTGCGTAATGCCGACGACTCAAACTCGGCGCGCGTGGCCCGCTCCGCCAAGTGGGGCATCCTCGGCGGCGTCCTCGTCATGGGCGTGATGAGCCAGAACCTCATCCCGATTCACATCGCGTTCATCCCTCTGCTGGTGCCCCCGCTCATCGGCGTCATGAACGAGCTGAAGATGGACCGTCGCCTGGTCGCCTGTGCGATCACTTTCGGCATCGTCACGACCTACATGTTCGTGCCGATCGGCTTCGGCCGTATCTTCCTGCACGACATTCTCTACAAGAACATCGAGGAAGCCGGCCTGCCCGTCGAGGGCATCGTCAACCCGATGGCCGCCATGGCGATCCCCGCAGCCTCGATGGCCGTGGGCTGTGCAATCGCCCTGCTCGTCTCCTACCGCAAGCCGCGCGAATACGAACAGCGCGAGACCTCGTTCAGCTCCGACAGCGACAAGCCCGTCGAGATGAAGAAGGTCTGGGCAGCCATCGCCGCCCTCGTCGCCTGCTTCGTCATCCAGGCCGTCATGACCAAGATGGATTCCGAGGCCGACCCGCTGCTCGTGGGTTCCCTGGTGGGCCTGTGCATGATGCTCGCGATGCGCGTCGTTCCCTGGCAGCAGGCAGACGACGTGTTCAGCGGCGGCATGAAGATGATGAGCCTTATCGGCCTCATCATGATCACCGCACAGGGCTACGCGTCCGTCCTGAAGGCGTCCGGCCAGATCGAGCCCCTCGTCCAGCAAACCTCCGCGATGTTCAACGGCTCGAAGGCACTGGCCGCCATGATCATGCTCGTGGTCGGCCTGATCATCACGATGGGTATCGGTTCGTCCTTCTCGACGCTGCCGATCATTTCGGCAATCTACGTGCCGCTGTGCGTAGCGCTCGGCTTCTCCCCCATCGCGACCGTGTCGATCATCGGCACGGCGGGCGCGCTCGGCGACGCCGGCTCACCCGCGTCCGACTCGACGCTCGGCCCGACATCCGGTCTGAACATCGACGGTCAGCACGACCACATGCGAGACACGGTCATCCCCGAGTTCATCCACTACAACATTCCACTGTTGATCGGTGGTTGGATCGCGGCGATGGTCCTCTGA